One segment of Cerasicoccus sp. TK19100 DNA contains the following:
- a CDS encoding helix-turn-helix domain-containing protein, producing the protein MASNETTLDFSVVRDMRKRAGMTLEDVSKLCGITIAGLSKLERNQNMIELDTLYRLARVFGLSATDLLNLAESCSATKKDQESYISGPFDFDRVDFKGIQCYHATAKAGAQLSKPEAHGDDFEICWLKSGKMQINLPREKHLLEPGQALKFDAALEHTYEILEDSEITIIHLNKSHRF; encoded by the coding sequence ATGGCCTCCAACGAAACCACCCTCGATTTCTCCGTCGTTCGCGATATGCGCAAGCGCGCCGGCATGACGCTGGAGGACGTTTCCAAGCTCTGCGGCATCACCATTGCCGGCCTTTCCAAACTGGAGCGAAACCAGAACATGATCGAGCTCGACACCCTTTACCGCCTCGCGCGGGTGTTTGGCCTCTCCGCGACCGATCTGCTCAACCTCGCCGAGTCCTGCTCCGCCACCAAAAAAGATCAGGAGAGCTACATTTCCGGCCCATTCGACTTCGACCGTGTCGACTTCAAGGGCATCCAGTGCTACCACGCCACGGCCAAGGCCGGTGCCCAGCTCTCCAAGCCCGAGGCCCACGGCGACGACTTTGAAATCTGCTGGCTCAAGTCCGGCAAAATGCAGATCAACCTCCCCCGCGAAAAGCACCTCCTCGAGCCCGGCCAGGCGCTCAAATTCGACGCCGCCCTCGAGCACACCTACGAGATCCTCGAAGACAGCGAGATCACCATCATCCACCTCAACAAATCCCACCGCTTCTAA
- a CDS encoding glycoside hydrolase family 88 protein has product MIDLKSAPELKSLEPQLNQFFNLAKTKINAIDAEYDDAKGSPVFTVEGKYTTRGWTEWTEGFRYGISVLHFDATGDEESLASGRKRTVDKMANHVSHIGVHDHGFNNLSTYGNLRRLMLEGRIPENVWERNFYELAIKVSGAVQAARWTNRQGGGFIHSFNGPHSLFVDTIRSCRILMVAHRLGHVLMGEGDKPINLLDRALQHIESTAKYSVFYGEGRDSYDERGRTTHEAIFNTKDGAYRCPNSQQGYTGFSTWTRGQSWAIVGFAEELELLKEFSDEELAEFGGREAIEGMMLKAATATADHCIENTPVCGIPYWDTGAPKLHLLGDYMDRPADPYNAYEPVDSSAAAISAQGMFRLGKYFEAKGDATSAEKYTKAGIKMASSLFSEPYLSTDPKHHGLILHSIYHEPNGWDHKPEAGKAARGESSMWGDYHAMELAVYLQRLINEKPYYTFFA; this is encoded by the coding sequence ATGATCGACCTAAAATCCGCTCCCGAACTCAAGTCTCTCGAGCCGCAGCTCAATCAATTCTTCAACTTGGCCAAGACCAAGATCAATGCCATCGACGCCGAATACGACGACGCCAAGGGCTCGCCGGTTTTCACCGTTGAAGGCAAATACACCACCCGCGGTTGGACCGAGTGGACCGAAGGTTTCCGCTACGGCATTTCCGTGCTCCACTTTGACGCCACGGGCGACGAGGAAAGCCTCGCCTCCGGCCGCAAGCGCACCGTCGACAAGATGGCCAACCACGTGAGCCACATCGGCGTGCACGACCACGGCTTCAACAACCTGTCGACTTACGGTAATCTGCGCCGCCTCATGCTCGAAGGCCGCATCCCCGAGAATGTTTGGGAGCGCAATTTCTACGAGCTCGCGATTAAGGTATCCGGCGCGGTGCAGGCTGCCCGTTGGACCAATCGCCAGGGCGGCGGCTTCATCCACTCGTTCAACGGACCGCACTCGCTCTTCGTCGACACGATCCGCAGTTGCCGCATCCTCATGGTCGCGCACCGCCTCGGCCATGTGCTGATGGGCGAAGGCGACAAGCCGATCAACCTGCTCGACCGCGCGCTCCAGCACATAGAGTCCACCGCGAAGTACAGCGTGTTCTACGGCGAAGGCCGCGACAGCTACGACGAGCGCGGGCGCACGACGCACGAAGCGATCTTCAACACCAAGGACGGCGCCTACCGCTGCCCCAACAGCCAGCAGGGTTACACCGGGTTCTCCACGTGGACCCGTGGTCAGTCCTGGGCAATCGTCGGCTTCGCCGAAGAGCTGGAGCTGCTCAAGGAATTCTCCGACGAAGAGCTCGCCGAGTTCGGTGGCCGCGAAGCCATCGAAGGCATGATGCTCAAGGCCGCCACCGCAACCGCCGACCACTGCATCGAAAACACGCCGGTCTGCGGCATTCCTTACTGGGACACCGGCGCGCCGAAGCTGCACTTGCTCGGTGATTACATGGACCGCCCGGCCGATCCTTACAACGCCTACGAGCCGGTCGACAGCTCCGCCGCCGCGATCAGTGCACAAGGCATGTTCCGCCTCGGCAAATACTTCGAAGCCAAGGGCGACGCCACTAGCGCCGAGAAATACACCAAGGCCGGCATCAAGATGGCGTCCAGCCTCTTCAGCGAGCCTTACCTCTCGACCGATCCGAAGCACCACGGCCTCATCCTGCACTCCATTTACCACGAGCCCAACGGCTGGGACCACAAGCCCGAAGCCGGCAAGGCCGCCCGTGGCGAGTCCTCCATGTGGGGCGACTACCACGCGATGGAGCTCGCGGTCTACCTGCAGCGCCTGATTAACGAAAAGCCTTATTATACGTTCTTCGCTTAA
- a CDS encoding sugar phosphate isomerase/epimerase family protein, with amino-acid sequence MLKTGLTSITFRPLSVDEIIALVKECGIDGIEWGGDVHAKPGEIEVAHEIKSKCDAAGIDCQSYGSYYRCDIEAGDFDGDLATAQALGATVVRVWAGRKGSNDADASYRAEVAESLRKAVTAARAAGITIGLEYHGGTLTDTQASAHQLLAEVGLPELKLYWQPRSGGTLEDDLVQLKAALPHLAHVHCFHWGPGGWSDKLPLADGIAPWTEYLKLIKQAEGDRYIITEFVAGDTPDQFRDDAKILKQLVADA; translated from the coding sequence ATGTTAAAAACCGGCCTAACCTCCATCACCTTCCGTCCGCTGTCCGTCGATGAAATCATCGCGCTCGTTAAAGAGTGTGGCATCGACGGCATTGAATGGGGCGGCGACGTCCACGCCAAGCCCGGCGAAATCGAAGTCGCCCACGAAATCAAATCCAAGTGCGACGCTGCTGGCATCGACTGCCAGTCGTATGGTTCGTATTACCGTTGCGATATCGAAGCTGGTGACTTCGATGGCGACCTCGCCACCGCGCAAGCATTGGGCGCTACGGTGGTTCGCGTTTGGGCTGGCCGCAAGGGCTCCAATGACGCCGACGCGTCTTACCGCGCCGAGGTGGCCGAATCGCTGCGCAAGGCCGTCACTGCGGCAAGAGCGGCGGGCATCACCATTGGCCTCGAATACCACGGCGGCACTTTGACCGACACGCAGGCTTCCGCGCATCAGCTCCTCGCCGAAGTTGGCCTGCCCGAGCTGAAGCTTTACTGGCAGCCGCGCTCCGGCGGCACGTTGGAAGACGACCTCGTCCAGCTCAAAGCCGCCCTGCCTCATCTCGCCCACGTCCATTGCTTCCACTGGGGCCCCGGCGGCTGGAGTGACAAGCTGCCGCTCGCTGACGGCATCGCCCCGTGGACCGAATACCTGAAGCTCATCAAGCAGGCCGAAGGCGACCGCTACATCATCACGGAATTCGTCGCCGGCGACACGCCCGACCAATTCCGCGACGACGCCAAGATCCTCAAGCAACTCGTCGCCGACGCTTAA
- a CDS encoding sugar phosphate isomerase/epimerase family protein yields the protein MDNLDRLAIHTMTTKPWDLPTACAKYSAAGVPGVGLWRQWLDGRPLAESKQMLDDHGLKAVSLVRSGFYPYLNAAEKQAAYDDNIKALDEAAAVGAPQVVLVCGAKPELSITENRKQITEGIGSLIDHASKVGVKLSIEPLHPMYADCRSAVNTIGQCNDMIDQLGDEWVGIAADVYHIWWDPQLEQEIKRAGKRIIGFHVCDWMTPTADMLNDRGLMGEGCINNRGIRELVEAAGFDGPIEVEVFSTRHWATDQDEYLEKIISAYKTHV from the coding sequence ATGGACAACCTCGACCGACTTGCCATCCACACGATGACCACCAAGCCCTGGGACCTCCCCACGGCTTGCGCCAAGTATTCCGCCGCCGGCGTGCCCGGCGTCGGCCTCTGGCGCCAATGGCTCGACGGCCGCCCACTGGCCGAGTCCAAACAAATGCTCGACGACCACGGCCTCAAGGCGGTGTCGCTCGTTCGCAGCGGCTTTTATCCGTATCTCAACGCCGCCGAAAAGCAGGCTGCCTACGATGACAACATCAAGGCACTCGACGAAGCTGCCGCCGTGGGCGCGCCACAAGTCGTGCTGGTCTGCGGCGCCAAGCCCGAACTGAGCATCACCGAGAACCGCAAGCAGATCACCGAAGGCATTGGCTCGCTGATCGACCACGCAAGCAAGGTCGGCGTGAAGCTTTCCATCGAGCCCCTGCACCCGATGTATGCCGACTGCCGCAGCGCAGTCAACACCATCGGCCAGTGCAATGACATGATCGACCAACTCGGCGACGAGTGGGTAGGCATCGCGGCCGACGTTTACCACATCTGGTGGGACCCGCAGCTCGAGCAGGAAATCAAGCGCGCGGGCAAGCGCATTATAGGGTTCCACGTATGCGACTGGATGACCCCCACCGCCGACATGCTCAACGACCGTGGCCTGATGGGCGAAGGCTGCATAAATAACCGTGGCATCCGCGAGCTTGTTGAAGCCGCAGGTTTCGACGGCCCGATCGAAGTCGAAGTCTTCTCCACCCGCCACTGGGCAACTGACCAAGACGAGTATCTCGAAAAAATCATCAGCGCTTACAAAACCCACGTCTAA
- a CDS encoding Gfo/Idh/MocA family protein: MKTHTIGIIMNGVTGRMGTNQHLLRSIDAIIKQGGVKVSPTEVIMPDPILVGRNEVKLKTLIEKTSVTKYTTDLDSVMNDPAYPIYFDAQSTLRRFDAVKQAAAAGKHVYCEKPTAITTEDAHKLYEICRDAGVKNGVVQDKLWLPGLVKAKRLMENGFFGDIMSVRGEFGYWVFEGHTVPPQRPSWNYRKEDGGGMIIDMLCHWRYVIDNLFGPVKAVSCLAATHIPERIDEEGKPYKCTADDSAYSTFELENGVVCHFNSSWNVRVRRDDLLTMQIDGTKGSAIVGLRDVWTQHYGNTPRPVWNPDIENPINFFDGWQKVPEQETYDNAFKIQWEMFLRHVVLDEPFRWNLLEGAKGVQLAEYGLKSSEERRWLELPELKA, encoded by the coding sequence ATGAAAACACACACCATCGGCATCATCATGAACGGCGTCACCGGACGCATGGGCACCAACCAGCATCTGCTTCGTTCCATCGACGCGATCATCAAGCAAGGCGGCGTTAAGGTCTCCCCGACCGAAGTCATCATGCCCGATCCGATCCTTGTCGGCCGCAATGAAGTAAAGCTCAAGACGCTCATTGAGAAGACCTCGGTCACCAAGTACACAACAGACTTGGACAGCGTCATGAATGATCCGGCCTACCCGATCTACTTCGACGCCCAAAGCACGCTGCGCCGCTTCGACGCCGTCAAGCAGGCCGCTGCCGCAGGCAAGCACGTTTACTGTGAAAAGCCGACCGCCATCACCACCGAAGACGCGCACAAGCTTTACGAAATTTGCCGCGACGCCGGCGTGAAGAACGGTGTGGTTCAAGATAAGCTCTGGCTGCCCGGCCTCGTGAAGGCCAAGCGCCTCATGGAAAACGGCTTCTTCGGCGACATCATGTCCGTCCGCGGCGAGTTCGGCTACTGGGTCTTCGAAGGCCACACCGTGCCGCCCCAGCGCCCGTCCTGGAACTATCGTAAGGAAGACGGCGGCGGCATGATCATCGACATGCTTTGCCATTGGCGTTACGTCATCGACAACCTCTTTGGCCCGGTAAAGGCAGTGTCCTGCCTCGCCGCAACGCACATCCCCGAGCGCATCGACGAAGAAGGCAAGCCCTACAAGTGCACCGCTGACGACTCCGCCTACTCAACCTTCGAGCTGGAAAACGGCGTCGTCTGCCACTTCAACTCATCTTGGAATGTTCGCGTCCGCCGCGACGACCTGCTGACCATGCAAATCGACGGCACCAAGGGCAGCGCGATCGTCGGCCTGCGCGACGTTTGGACCCAGCACTATGGCAACACGCCACGCCCGGTCTGGAATCCCGACATCGAAAACCCGATCAACTTCTTCGACGGCTGGCAGAAAGTTCCGGAACAGGAAACCTACGACAACGCTTTCAAGATTCAGTGGGAAATGTTCCTACGCCACGTGGTGCTCGACGAGCCGTTCCGCTGGAACCTGCTCGAAGGCGCCAAGGGTGTGCAGCTTGCTGAATATGGTTTGAAGAGCAGCGAGGAGCGTCGCTGGTTGGAACTGCCGGAACTGAAGGCCTAG
- a CDS encoding 3-ketoacyl-ACP reductase, which yields MSKPVAFITGGSRGIGFGCAAKLAELGFNVAINGMRDESAVSEPIEALKALGAEVLYCQGDIGSADARAAMLGKIKERFGKLNVLVNNAGVAPKERKDILEATEESFDYVVGTNVKGPYFLSQAAANWMIEQKAAAPDEFFTIINVGSISATVVSTNRGEYCVSKAGIAMMSQLFAARLGEYDIPVYEIRPGVIKTDMTSGVTDKYDKLIGDGLCVTKRWGFPEDIGKAVGSLAKGDFPYSTGQVIMIDGALTMPRL from the coding sequence ATGAGCAAGCCTGTAGCATTCATCACTGGCGGCAGCCGAGGCATTGGCTTCGGTTGCGCCGCCAAGCTTGCTGAACTCGGGTTCAACGTCGCCATCAATGGGATGCGTGATGAGTCCGCGGTTTCTGAGCCGATCGAAGCACTAAAGGCGCTCGGTGCCGAGGTGCTTTACTGCCAGGGCGACATCGGTTCCGCCGATGCACGCGCTGCGATGCTCGGTAAGATCAAGGAACGCTTCGGCAAGCTCAACGTCCTCGTGAACAACGCGGGCGTGGCGCCGAAGGAGCGTAAGGATATCCTGGAAGCGACCGAGGAAAGCTTCGACTACGTCGTCGGCACCAACGTCAAGGGTCCCTACTTCCTGAGCCAAGCTGCGGCCAACTGGATGATCGAGCAAAAGGCCGCCGCGCCGGACGAGTTCTTTACGATCATCAACGTGGGCTCCATCTCGGCAACCGTTGTTTCGACCAACCGCGGTGAGTATTGCGTGTCCAAGGCGGGCATCGCGATGATGTCGCAGCTCTTTGCCGCCCGTCTCGGTGAGTATGACATTCCGGTTTACGAAATTCGCCCGGGCGTCATCAAGACCGACATGACTAGTGGCGTGACTGATAAGTATGATAAGCTCATCGGCGATGGCCTTTGCGTTACCAAGCGCTGGGGTTTCCCGGAAGACATCGGCAAGGCCGTGGGTTCGCTCGCCAAGGGTGACTTCCCCTACTCGACCGGTCAGGTAATCATGATTGACGGCGCCTTGACGATGCCACGTCTTTAA
- a CDS encoding bifunctional 4-hydroxy-2-oxoglutarate aldolase/2-dehydro-3-deoxy-phosphogluconate aldolase → MVNLEQFPVIPVIVIDHADDAEPLADALLKGGLNIIEVTFRTAAAADAIERIANKFPEMLVGAGTVVTHEQAQRAINAGSKFGLAPGTDPDTIAYFKGKNVPFIPGVMTPSDIQAAYKAGCERLKFFPAGAAGGPKLLKAMSAPYGNLGIKFCPTGGVSLDNMLEYLSMKEVFAIGGSWLATKDQIANKDWSGITQQVKEALAKAAEA, encoded by the coding sequence ATGGTAAATCTAGAACAATTCCCTGTCATTCCGGTCATCGTCATCGATCACGCTGACGACGCTGAACCGCTTGCTGATGCTCTGCTCAAAGGCGGCCTGAACATTATCGAGGTCACTTTCCGCACTGCGGCGGCAGCAGACGCCATTGAGCGCATTGCGAACAAGTTTCCGGAAATGCTCGTTGGCGCCGGCACCGTAGTCACTCACGAACAGGCCCAACGCGCGATCAACGCGGGCAGCAAGTTTGGCCTGGCACCAGGCACCGACCCCGACACCATCGCATACTTCAAGGGCAAGAACGTCCCGTTCATCCCAGGCGTCATGACGCCGTCGGACATTCAAGCGGCCTACAAGGCGGGCTGTGAGCGGCTGAAGTTCTTCCCGGCAGGCGCAGCGGGCGGCCCCAAGCTGCTCAAGGCGATGTCCGCTCCTTATGGAAACCTCGGCATCAAGTTCTGCCCCACGGGCGGCGTGTCTTTGGACAACATGCTGGAGTATTTATCGATGAAGGAAGTTTTCGCCATCGGCGGTTCCTGGCTCGCGACGAAGGATCAAATCGCCAACAAGGATTGGTCCGGCATCACCCAACAAGTGAAGGAAGCGCTCGCCAAGGCGGCTGAAGCGTAG
- a CDS encoding sulfatase family protein, which translates to MNILYIDIDSLRPDHLGCYGYLRKTSPNLDAIAAEGVRFTNCYAPDAPCLPSRTAMTTGRFGIHTGVINHGGVASQPFIWGEDRQFSCNMTQPNWASQFQNKGYHTVAFSPFAQRHGAWHWYAGFMEIHNTGGGGQETADVIAPQVTDWIERNAAQSNKGDKPFFMWLNVWDPHTPYRTPVDFGNPFANEPLPAWYDEEVRQKHWLQAGPHSAQEVNDYFPKPKWMYNGRDAVALRQPDSIKSMKEARAMFDGYDCGVAYADRYVCQIIQSLKEQGLYDNTAIIISADHGENLGELNVYGDHQTADQFTCNIPMIVRWPGVTDSRAGESDDRLMYSIDMAATSLELAGMEVPEEWDGQGFSQNLNSPNKAHRENLVVSQAAWCCQRAARWDDYICIETYHDSWHDYPDLMLFDLANDPHEQNNLADSQPELVEKGKAMIAQWKEEMMNKSRFDIDPLDTVLSEGGSLHSKTDPVAYLQRLRDTGRAEAADRLAAKHGVVEPGT; encoded by the coding sequence ATGAACATTCTCTACATCGATATCGACTCGTTGCGGCCCGACCATCTCGGCTGCTATGGCTACCTTCGCAAGACCAGCCCGAATCTCGACGCCATTGCCGCAGAGGGCGTGCGCTTCACCAACTGCTATGCACCGGATGCGCCCTGCCTGCCTAGCCGCACTGCGATGACGACAGGGCGCTTTGGCATTCATACGGGGGTGATCAATCACGGAGGCGTCGCGTCACAGCCATTCATATGGGGCGAGGATCGTCAGTTCTCGTGCAACATGACGCAGCCAAACTGGGCCAGTCAATTTCAGAACAAGGGCTACCACACGGTGGCGTTCAGTCCGTTTGCACAGCGGCATGGCGCGTGGCATTGGTACGCAGGGTTCATGGAAATTCATAACACCGGCGGCGGAGGCCAAGAGACGGCGGATGTCATCGCGCCACAGGTCACTGATTGGATTGAGCGCAATGCCGCTCAATCCAACAAGGGCGATAAACCGTTCTTCATGTGGCTCAATGTTTGGGACCCGCATACGCCGTACCGAACGCCGGTGGACTTCGGTAATCCGTTTGCGAATGAGCCGTTGCCCGCTTGGTATGATGAAGAGGTGCGCCAGAAACATTGGCTACAGGCCGGGCCGCACTCCGCGCAAGAGGTGAACGATTATTTCCCAAAACCGAAATGGATGTATAATGGGCGTGACGCGGTTGCACTGCGTCAGCCGGACTCGATTAAAAGCATGAAGGAGGCGCGCGCGATGTTCGACGGTTATGACTGCGGCGTGGCCTACGCCGACCGCTATGTTTGCCAGATTATTCAGTCACTGAAGGAGCAGGGGCTTTATGATAACACGGCGATCATTATCTCCGCCGATCACGGGGAAAACCTTGGCGAGCTGAACGTGTATGGTGACCACCAAACCGCCGATCAGTTTACCTGCAATATACCGATGATTGTGCGCTGGCCAGGCGTTACGGACAGCCGTGCAGGCGAGTCCGATGATCGCCTGATGTATTCTATCGACATGGCCGCGACCTCGCTGGAGCTTGCCGGTATGGAAGTGCCTGAGGAGTGGGATGGACAAGGCTTCTCGCAGAATTTAAACAGCCCCAACAAGGCGCACCGTGAAAACCTGGTGGTCTCGCAGGCGGCTTGGTGCTGCCAGCGGGCGGCTCGTTGGGACGACTATATCTGTATCGAGACGTATCACGACTCTTGGCATGACTATCCGGACCTGATGCTCTTCGATCTGGCCAATGATCCCCACGAGCAAAACAACCTCGCCGACTCGCAACCGGAGTTGGTCGAAAAGGGCAAGGCCATGATCGCGCAGTGGAAGGAAGAGATGATGAACAAGTCCCGCTTCGATATCGACCCGCTGGACACCGTGCTTAGCGAAGGCGGATCGTTGCACTCAAAGACCGACCCCGTAGCCTATCTACAGCGGTTGCGTGATACCGGTCGTGCCGAAGCCGCTGACCGCCTTGCCGCGAAGCATGGCGTGGTGGAGCCAGGCACATAA
- a CDS encoding helix-turn-helix domain-containing protein gives MSVAVDSSIKPDSAPALTRGLDLLAILASDGRCSLELLAKKTSWPKSSILRYLQALEAYGAVSRSEDSKLWQARQKLCPIVPDASEVLERARTRLPKLANDVNCCVELYRLERNTLVLSDRAEPENELVSLRARIGFERNLQELDATSLIFFAFQETTVPSSGSWVWNEGRQKKVSVRTAQQRIAEVRESGWALDNDFNEYGYRRFAYPILDGDTLVGVLAIAQRLTPLAEREKPHLIKTLKSNPIP, from the coding sequence ATGAGTGTAGCAGTAGATAGCTCGATAAAGCCGGATTCGGCTCCGGCCTTAACCCGAGGCTTGGACTTACTGGCAATACTGGCCAGTGATGGGCGCTGCTCATTGGAGTTGTTGGCCAAGAAAACTTCATGGCCGAAGTCGTCGATCTTGCGCTATTTGCAGGCGTTGGAGGCGTATGGGGCCGTGAGCCGCAGTGAGGATTCCAAGCTCTGGCAGGCGCGGCAGAAGCTTTGTCCGATCGTGCCGGATGCGTCGGAGGTATTGGAGCGCGCAAGAACCCGCTTACCGAAGTTGGCGAACGATGTGAACTGCTGCGTGGAGCTCTACCGCCTGGAGCGAAACACACTGGTGCTGAGTGACCGTGCTGAGCCGGAAAACGAACTGGTCTCGCTGCGCGCCCGTATTGGCTTTGAGCGGAATTTGCAGGAACTCGACGCGACGTCGTTGATCTTCTTTGCCTTTCAGGAAACGACCGTGCCCAGCAGTGGGTCGTGGGTCTGGAATGAAGGCCGCCAAAAGAAAGTCAGCGTGCGCACCGCACAACAGCGCATCGCGGAAGTGCGGGAAAGCGGTTGGGCTCTGGACAATGATTTTAACGAATATGGCTACCGGCGCTTTGCTTACCCGATTCTCGATGGCGACACACTTGTTGGCGTGCTTGCAATTGCTCAACGACTCACACCGTTGGCCGAGCGGGAAAAGCCCCACCTGATCAAAACCCTAAAATCTAACCCGATCCCATGA
- the arfB gene encoding alternative ribosome rescue aminoacyl-tRNA hydrolase ArfB encodes MLKLSARVTIPAHEIQWNMVRAQGPGGQHVNKTSTAVQLFFDIKASSLPDYYKERLLKLNDYRITDGGKVVIKVQDSRSQEANRHLALERLRLFIMDAMKVEKKRRPTKPTRGSQKRRIEKKKQQGEKKALRRKLD; translated from the coding sequence ATGCTAAAACTGTCCGCCAGAGTCACGATCCCCGCGCACGAAATCCAGTGGAACATGGTGCGTGCGCAGGGTCCCGGTGGGCAGCACGTTAATAAAACCTCGACGGCAGTGCAGCTGTTTTTCGACATAAAGGCGTCCTCCCTGCCCGACTATTACAAGGAGCGGCTGCTCAAGCTGAATGACTACCGCATTACCGATGGCGGCAAGGTCGTCATCAAAGTACAGGACTCACGCTCACAGGAAGCGAATCGGCATCTGGCGCTGGAGCGACTGCGGTTATTCATCATGGACGCAATGAAGGTCGAAAAAAAGCGTCGCCCGACCAAGCCAACCCGCGGCTCGCAGAAGCGCCGGATCGAGAAGAAAAAGCAACAAGGCGAAAAGAAGGCGCTTCGCCGCAAGCTGGATTAA
- a CDS encoding response regulator transcription factor, with protein MRVVVVEDQSLFRQLIVKMCSEKYEVVGEAGSGQEALDVCRATQPEILLLDIRIPEPDGISVAETLIEEQSSLRVLALSAKLDSVTVFRLLKSGVHGYVNKFNDELETVMDALDAISRGEPYFSESFSQVRDEIRKNPLAFHKILSNKELELLPLFSKGLDDSTIGVMINLSDKTVRWHRRNIMKKLELHATTELMRYGIAQGFWDIDESAQIDN; from the coding sequence ATGAGAGTTGTCGTTGTTGAGGACCAGAGTTTATTCCGCCAGTTGATCGTTAAGATGTGCAGCGAAAAATATGAGGTCGTGGGGGAGGCTGGAAGTGGTCAGGAAGCATTGGACGTATGCCGTGCGACTCAACCTGAAATTCTGTTGTTGGATATTCGGATTCCTGAGCCGGATGGGATATCGGTTGCGGAAACTTTAATTGAGGAGCAGTCATCATTAAGGGTTTTAGCCCTATCTGCCAAGCTGGATAGTGTAACAGTTTTTCGATTGTTGAAATCCGGCGTGCACGGATACGTCAATAAGTTCAATGATGAGCTGGAAACTGTCATGGATGCGTTGGATGCGATTTCTCGCGGCGAACCGTATTTCTCGGAGTCCTTCTCGCAAGTCAGGGATGAGATACGCAAGAATCCCTTAGCGTTTCACAAAATATTAAGCAACAAGGAACTGGAGCTGCTGCCATTATTTTCGAAGGGCTTGGACGACTCTACCATCGGTGTGATGATCAATCTAAGTGATAAGACGGTGCGCTGGCATCGGCGTAACATCATGAAAAAACTTGAGCTGCACGCCACTACCGAGCTCATGCGCTATGGTATTGCTCAAGGGTTTTGGGACATCGACGAGAGCGCCCAAATTGATAATTAA